From Brevibacillus marinus, a single genomic window includes:
- a CDS encoding AI-2E family transporter, with the protein MQPKRFLAFAINLIALLIIAVLLWWLRPVLSQIAVWAGEILLPFLAGLLIAYLLHPIVSLLEKRNVPRTVAVLLIYMSFILVLAVMLINLIPAFTRQLVELSDDLPRLFNWYHDWMSEWEYHKYFLPDTIQSGVDRVIIQSKERVAQSISNLAENARETISKLLGYAVIPFIAFYLLKDMQLLQRAALQLIPRSYRRKTMVVLRDVNDVLAKYLHGQIVVALLVGALAYLGYWLIGMPYPFVLAVAVSLTNVVPYIGPLIGATPAVLVALTLSTRTVILVLTINLLIQLIEGNILSPNIVGRSLKLHPLSVILALLAGEALGGIVGLIIAVPTLAVLKVLIGRIVLIIRES; encoded by the coding sequence ATGCAGCCGAAGCGTTTTTTAGCATTTGCCATCAACCTGATCGCGCTGCTGATCATCGCCGTCCTGCTCTGGTGGCTCCGCCCCGTTCTGTCGCAAATCGCCGTTTGGGCGGGAGAAATCCTGCTCCCCTTTCTCGCCGGGCTGTTGATCGCCTACCTCCTCCACCCTATCGTCTCCCTTCTGGAAAAGCGCAACGTACCGCGTACGGTCGCCGTTTTGTTAATCTACATGTCGTTTATCCTGGTGCTGGCGGTGATGCTGATCAATCTGATTCCCGCCTTTACCCGGCAGCTGGTCGAGCTGTCCGACGATCTGCCGCGCTTGTTTAACTGGTATCACGATTGGATGTCGGAGTGGGAGTACCACAAGTACTTCCTGCCGGATACGATCCAGAGCGGCGTGGACCGGGTGATTATCCAGTCCAAAGAGAGAGTGGCGCAAAGCATCAGCAATCTGGCGGAAAATGCGCGTGAGACGATCAGCAAACTGCTGGGCTACGCTGTCATCCCGTTTATCGCGTTTTATCTGTTAAAAGACATGCAGCTTTTGCAGCGGGCGGCGCTCCAGCTGATTCCCCGCAGCTACCGGCGCAAAACGATGGTGGTGCTGCGCGACGTGAACGATGTGCTGGCCAAGTACCTGCACGGGCAAATAGTCGTTGCCCTGTTGGTGGGTGCCTTGGCGTACCTGGGGTACTGGCTGATCGGCATGCCCTATCCGTTCGTGCTGGCCGTGGCGGTCAGTCTGACCAACGTGGTTCCCTACATCGGTCCGCTGATCGGCGCCACCCCGGCCGTGCTGGTTGCGTTAACCCTCTCCACCCGTACCGTGATTCTGGTCCTGACGATCAATCTGCTGATCCAGCTGATCGAGGGCAACATTCTCTCGCCCAACATTGTCGGCCGCTCGCTGAAACTGCATCCGCTGTCGGTCATTTTGGCCCTGCTGGCGGGTGAGGCGCTGGGCGGAATCGTCGGGTTGATCATCGCCGTGCCGACCTTGGCC
- a CDS encoding PRC-barrel domain-containing protein yields MQRARDVLGLPVVCLDSGEQIGTVRDILCDHMWRTLGIVLEERSWFQPGTFIPFEMIQAVGEDCLTVSGKDTATSMESLAGLEVLGLFTGKNRLCGKTVLTERGESLGIVEDVYFSANWEKLVGCELSEGWLADLTAGRKRLPLESQLVIGKEALIIPDPPAQRPESVQ; encoded by the coding sequence ATGCAGAGGGCACGAGATGTGCTGGGGTTGCCCGTCGTCTGTCTCGATTCGGGCGAGCAGATCGGCACTGTCCGCGATATTCTCTGCGACCACATGTGGCGTACACTGGGCATCGTGTTGGAAGAAAGAAGCTGGTTTCAGCCGGGAACGTTCATCCCCTTCGAGATGATTCAGGCGGTGGGCGAAGACTGTCTTACCGTTTCGGGCAAGGATACGGCAACCTCCATGGAATCACTCGCGGGTTTGGAAGTGCTGGGTCTCTTTACCGGAAAAAACCGTTTGTGCGGGAAAACGGTGTTGACGGAACGGGGAGAATCGCTGGGGATTGTGGAAGATGTTTACTTCTCAGCCAACTGGGAGAAACTAGTAGGGTGTGAACTGTCGGAAGGTTGGCTCGCCGACCTTACAGCAGGACGTAAGCGTCTGCCGCTGGAATCCCAGCTGGTGATCGGCAAGGAAGCGCTGATCATTCCCGATCCCCCCGCTCAGCGGCCCGAGAGTGTTCAATGA
- a CDS encoding ATP-dependent RecD-like DNA helicase, with translation MTQQQTLSLFAEPFIRGQVVREIFFNEENWYGVYRFKVEETNEAISEREVVVVGHFPRPHPDEIYTLYGEWTVHPRFGSQYSVNRYVRETPKTAAGVEKYLASGLFEGIGKKTAKRIVAHLGTDALAVIADHPERLAEIPGISQERARKIYESVQKHRTLERTLIFLYDFGIGVHLALRIYQTYKEETMEILQQTPYRLVEEMDGIGFRRADEIARAVGVAASSLERVKAAALYVLKEAAYGEGHVYLPAGELTARVGLLLAECGGHAFSDADLALAVQHLCEEQKLFLDEERAYLPALFFAESGLAKRLRYFAKRALPEAYPAAEFYRALGKVEEELAITYAPSQREAVEQALKHGLLLLTGGPGTGKTTVIRAICSVFAELHGLSLDPRRYDPVDNPFPILLAAPTGRAAKRMSEATGLPAMTIHRLLGYNGDSFEYDQERRMQGKLLIVDEMSMVDVLLAYQLFRALPDDIQIVLVGDPDQLPSVGPGNVLKDMIDSGLIPQVHLRDIYRQAEQSSIIRLAHAIRAGEVPDDLLAPLPDRRFFTSSPQDLVQIVKQICAQAVKKGYTAKEIQVLSPMYKGYAGINQLNQELQALFNPPTAQKREVAFGELVFRTGDKVLQLVNNPEAQVYNGDIGEIVAIFYPSENEQQEELLVVSFDGKEVVYKRSQYHQLTLAYCCSVHKSQGSEFPIVIMPFARQYYRMLRRKLVYTGVTRSKSYLLLCGDPQAFRQAVQNDEESVRHTRLAQRLRQPETK, from the coding sequence TTGACGCAGCAGCAGACGCTCTCCCTGTTTGCCGAGCCGTTTATCCGCGGGCAAGTGGTGCGGGAAATTTTTTTCAACGAAGAAAATTGGTACGGGGTGTACCGCTTTAAAGTGGAGGAGACAAACGAAGCGATCAGCGAGCGGGAAGTGGTCGTGGTGGGCCACTTCCCCCGCCCCCATCCGGACGAGATCTACACGCTGTACGGCGAGTGGACGGTACACCCGCGCTTCGGCAGCCAGTACAGCGTAAACCGCTACGTCCGCGAGACGCCGAAGACGGCGGCCGGCGTGGAGAAGTACCTGGCCAGCGGTTTGTTCGAGGGAATCGGCAAAAAGACGGCCAAGCGTATTGTCGCGCACCTGGGGACGGACGCGCTGGCGGTGATTGCCGATCATCCGGAGCGGTTGGCGGAGATTCCCGGCATTTCCCAGGAACGGGCGCGGAAGATCTACGAGTCGGTGCAAAAACACCGCACGTTGGAACGGACGCTGATCTTCCTCTACGATTTCGGCATTGGCGTCCATCTCGCCCTCCGCATCTACCAGACGTACAAAGAAGAAACCATGGAGATTCTGCAGCAGACGCCCTACCGGCTGGTGGAGGAGATGGACGGGATCGGCTTCAGGCGGGCTGATGAAATCGCCCGCGCAGTCGGCGTGGCTGCTTCCTCGCTGGAACGGGTGAAAGCGGCCGCGCTCTACGTCCTGAAAGAGGCAGCCTATGGCGAAGGGCACGTCTACCTGCCGGCCGGCGAACTGACGGCACGGGTTGGCCTGCTCTTGGCGGAGTGCGGCGGCCATGCCTTTTCCGACGCGGATCTCGCGCTGGCCGTGCAGCATCTGTGCGAAGAGCAGAAGCTGTTCCTGGACGAGGAGCGCGCCTACCTGCCCGCCCTCTTTTTTGCGGAGAGCGGGCTGGCCAAGCGGCTTCGCTATTTTGCCAAACGGGCATTGCCGGAAGCTTATCCCGCAGCGGAATTTTACCGGGCGTTGGGCAAAGTGGAAGAAGAGTTGGCGATCACCTACGCTCCCAGTCAGCGGGAAGCGGTGGAACAGGCCTTGAAGCATGGCTTGCTGCTTCTGACCGGCGGTCCGGGTACCGGCAAAACCACCGTCATCCGGGCGATCTGCAGCGTTTTTGCCGAGCTGCACGGACTTTCCCTCGATCCGCGGCGGTACGATCCCGTTGACAACCCGTTCCCGATCCTGCTCGCCGCGCCGACCGGCCGCGCCGCGAAGCGGATGAGCGAAGCCACCGGCCTGCCGGCGATGACGATTCACCGGCTGTTGGGATACAATGGCGACAGCTTTGAGTACGACCAGGAACGACGCATGCAGGGCAAGCTGTTGATTGTGGACGAGATGTCGATGGTGGACGTGCTGCTCGCCTATCAGCTGTTTCGCGCCCTCCCGGATGATATCCAGATCGTGTTGGTCGGCGATCCCGATCAGCTGCCGTCGGTGGGACCGGGCAACGTGTTGAAAGACATGATCGATTCCGGGCTCATCCCGCAGGTTCACCTTCGCGACATTTACCGCCAGGCAGAACAATCCTCGATCATCCGGCTGGCTCACGCGATTCGGGCCGGAGAGGTGCCGGATGATCTGTTGGCCCCGCTTCCGGATCGCAGATTTTTCACAAGTTCGCCACAAGATCTGGTGCAAATCGTGAAACAAATTTGCGCCCAAGCCGTAAAAAAAGGGTACACCGCAAAAGAGATTCAAGTGCTTTCCCCGATGTACAAAGGGTACGCCGGCATCAACCAGCTCAATCAGGAGCTGCAGGCTTTGTTTAATCCGCCGACAGCGCAAAAGCGGGAAGTGGCGTTTGGAGAGCTCGTGTTTCGCACGGGTGACAAAGTTCTGCAGCTGGTCAACAATCCGGAAGCGCAGGTGTACAACGGTGACATCGGCGAAATCGTCGCCATTTTTTACCCCAGCGAAAACGAACAGCAGGAGGAACTGCTGGTCGTCTCGTTTGACGGCAAAGAAGTGGTGTATAAACGGTCCCAGTACCACCAATTGACTTTGGCCTATTGCTGTTCCGTGCACAAGTCGCAGGGAAGCGAGTTTCCCATCGTGATCATGCCGTTTGCCCGCCAGTATTACCGGATGCTGCGGCGCAAACTGGTCTACACCGGGGTGACGCGGAGCAAATCGTACCTCTTGCTTTGCGGTGACCCGCAGGCCTTTCGTCAGGCGGTGCAAAACGACGAAGAAAGCGTCCGTCACACCCGCCTCGCGCAGCGGCTGCGTCAACCGGAAACAAAGTGA
- a CDS encoding cysteine desulfurase family protein, translating into MTIYLDHAATTPLHPRVCEAMQPYLKEHYGNPSSIHSLGRAARSAVEGARDVIAAFLGARPNQLVFTSGGTEADNLAIIGAAFANRQRGRHLITSQAEHHAVLNSCEFLEQNGFEVTYLPVDETGMVRLADLEQALRPDTILVSIMWANNEVGTIQPIEAIGRLLRDRRILFHTDAVQAFGLLPIDVSRLPVDLLSASAHKINGPKGVGLLYVAAGVKLSPILFGGAQERNRRAGTENVAGIVGMAEAVKLAHAEMEQRRNHYAKLRQAMIETWRAAEIPFVVNGHPDQHLPHILNVSFPGTDTETMLFNLDLAGIAAASGSACSSGSLEVSHVLRAMCLDESRSGSAIRFSFGLGNTLDEVRQAAEKTAEIAKQLAGQTSR; encoded by the coding sequence ATGACCATTTATCTCGATCACGCCGCAACGACGCCGCTTCACCCGCGCGTTTGCGAAGCGATGCAGCCATATTTGAAAGAGCATTACGGCAATCCCTCCAGCATCCACAGCTTGGGGCGGGCGGCCCGTTCGGCCGTTGAAGGGGCGCGGGACGTCATCGCCGCGTTCCTCGGCGCCCGTCCCAACCAGCTCGTCTTCACCAGCGGCGGGACGGAGGCGGACAACCTGGCCATCATCGGGGCGGCATTCGCGAACCGGCAGCGGGGGCGTCATCTGATCACCTCCCAGGCGGAACACCACGCCGTGCTGAACAGCTGTGAGTTTCTGGAGCAAAACGGCTTTGAGGTGACCTACCTGCCGGTCGATGAGACGGGCATGGTGCGGCTGGCCGATCTGGAGCAGGCGCTTCGCCCCGATACGATTCTCGTCTCGATCATGTGGGCGAACAACGAGGTGGGCACCATCCAGCCGATCGAAGCGATCGGGCGGCTGCTGCGCGACAGACGGATCCTCTTTCATACCGACGCCGTGCAGGCATTTGGCCTGCTGCCGATCGACGTGAGCCGGCTGCCGGTTGATCTGCTGTCGGCTTCCGCGCATAAAATCAACGGTCCGAAAGGTGTCGGGCTCCTGTATGTTGCCGCGGGGGTGAAGCTGTCGCCGATCCTGTTCGGCGGCGCCCAAGAGCGCAACCGGCGGGCCGGGACGGAAAACGTGGCGGGAATCGTCGGCATGGCCGAAGCGGTAAAACTGGCCCATGCGGAGATGGAGCAGCGGCGCAACCACTACGCAAAGCTGCGCCAGGCGATGATCGAGACATGGCGAGCAGCGGAAATCCCGTTTGTCGTCAACGGCCACCCCGATCAGCACCTTCCGCACATTCTCAACGTCAGCTTTCCCGGCACCGATACGGAGACGATGCTGTTCAACCTTGACCTGGCCGGCATCGCGGCGGCCAGCGGTTCCGCCTGTTCGTCCGGTTCGCTGGAAGTGTCGCACGTGCTGCGCGCGATGTGCCTGGATGAATCGCGGAGCGGTTCGGCGATTCGCTTCAGCTTCGGGCTGGGCAACACGCTGGATGAGGTCAGGCAAGCGGCGGAGAAGACGGCGGAAATCGCCAAACAGCTTGCCGGGCAAACCAGCCGCTGA
- the cymR gene encoding cysteine metabolism transcriptional regulator CymR, with translation MKISTKGRYGLTIMMELAQNYGNGPVSLKNIAQRNDLSEHYLEQLIAPLRNAGLVKSIRGAYGGYVLSRPPEEITSGDVIRVLEGPISPVEFMEEEDPAKRYLWLRIRDSISAVLDSTTLKDLINYKDDGQAEEGYMFYI, from the coding sequence TTGAAGATTTCGACCAAAGGACGTTACGGTTTGACGATTATGATGGAACTGGCGCAAAACTACGGAAACGGTCCCGTTTCCCTGAAAAACATCGCCCAGCGGAACGATTTGTCGGAGCACTATCTGGAACAGCTGATCGCTCCGCTGCGCAATGCCGGTCTGGTCAAGAGCATCAGAGGGGCTTACGGCGGCTACGTCCTCTCCCGCCCCCCGGAGGAGATCACGTCAGGCGATGTGATTCGCGTACTGGAAGGGCCGATCAGTCCCGTGGAGTTCATGGAAGAAGAAGATCCGGCCAAACGCTACCTGTGGCTGCGCATTCGCGACAGTATCTCCGCGGTGCTCGACTCCACCACGCTGAAAGACCTGATTAACTACAAGGACGACGGCCAGGCGGAAGAAGGCTACATGTTTTACATTTGA
- a CDS encoding tRNA threonylcarbamoyladenosine dehydratase, translating into MLHQFSRCELAFGPEGLEKLKNSSVAVLGIGGVGSFTVEALARTGIGKLLLVDKDVVDITNINRQIHATLHTIGQPKTELMKERIAAINPACEVVTLNMFYGAETSARLFDHHLDYIVDAMDILTAKIHLILEAKRRGIPIVSSMGAANKMDPTGFQVADISQTSYDPIAKVIRRELRKRGIDKGVKVVYSKEIPVTIREDVLPQVTPDPASPIRKVRQPPASNAFVPSVAGLILASVVVRDILGWQPKKG; encoded by the coding sequence ATGCTTCATCAATTTTCCCGCTGCGAATTGGCATTCGGTCCCGAGGGACTGGAAAAGTTGAAAAACAGTTCCGTCGCCGTGCTGGGCATTGGCGGCGTCGGTTCCTTCACGGTGGAAGCGCTGGCCCGCACCGGCATCGGCAAGCTGTTGCTGGTGGACAAGGACGTCGTGGACATCACCAACATCAACCGGCAAATCCACGCCACCCTGCACACCATCGGTCAGCCCAAGACAGAGTTGATGAAGGAGCGGATCGCTGCGATCAATCCGGCGTGCGAAGTGGTGACGTTGAACATGTTCTACGGCGCGGAAACGTCGGCCCGGCTGTTCGACCATCACCTCGACTACATCGTGGACGCGATGGACATTCTCACGGCGAAAATTCACCTGATCCTGGAGGCGAAGCGGCGCGGCATCCCGATTGTCTCCAGCATGGGCGCCGCCAATAAAATGGACCCCACCGGGTTCCAGGTGGCCGACATTTCCCAGACCAGCTACGATCCGATCGCCAAGGTGATCCGCCGCGAACTGCGCAAACGGGGGATCGACAAAGGGGTAAAAGTGGTCTACTCCAAGGAGATTCCCGTGACCATCCGCGAGGACGTGCTGCCGCAGGTGACGCCGGACCCCGCCTCGCCGATCCGCAAAGTGCGCCAGCCTCCGGCGAGCAATGCCTTCGTGCCGTCCGTCGCGGGGCTGATCCTGGCCAGCGTGGTCGTGCGCGACATCCTCGGCTGGCAGCCGAAAAAAGGGTGA
- the aspS gene encoding aspartate--tRNA ligase has product MQTIYRTIFCGEVGKEHIGQQVRLNGWVQKRRDLGGVIFIDLRDRSGIIQIVFNPEVNKAAWEKADKVRSEYVLSVSGQVVARDPETVNPKLKTGEIEVQITDITVLNEAKTPPFLIEDDHDVDEQVRLKYRYLDLRRPEMQRTMILRSKAIKVLRDFLDEHGFLEMETPILTKSTPEGARDYLVPSRVHPNQFYALPQSPQLFKQLLMISGFERYYQIARCFRDEDLRADRQPEFTQLDIETSFMPVEDLLPLMEQMIVRVFKETIGVDVPTPFPRLSYAEALGRYGSDKPDIRFGMELVDVTDIVATSGFKVFADAAKNGGQVKAINAKGCGHYSRKEAEELQKFAARYGAKGLAYIACKDGEHKGPIAKFFTPQEMEAILQRLAAEDGDLLLFVADKPKVVADALGALRSKLGHELGLIDHSQFAFLWVVDFPLLEWDEEEGRYVALHHPFTRPKDEDLELLDSNPGAVRAQAYDLVLNGYELGGGSMRIYKREIQEKMFRALGLSEQEAREKFGFFLDAFEYGTPPHGGIALGLDRLVMLLTGRSNLRDVIAFPKTASASDLMMDAPSEVSPKQLAELHIALIPPQAEK; this is encoded by the coding sequence ATGCAGACAATCTATCGAACCATTTTTTGCGGTGAAGTCGGCAAAGAGCACATCGGCCAGCAGGTTCGCCTGAACGGGTGGGTTCAGAAGCGGCGCGATCTGGGCGGGGTGATTTTTATTGATCTGCGCGACCGCAGCGGCATCATCCAGATCGTGTTCAATCCGGAAGTGAACAAAGCGGCCTGGGAGAAGGCGGACAAAGTGCGCAGCGAATACGTGCTGTCCGTCAGCGGGCAAGTGGTGGCGCGCGATCCGGAAACGGTCAATCCCAAGCTGAAGACGGGCGAAATCGAAGTGCAGATCACCGACATCACCGTTCTCAACGAGGCGAAGACGCCGCCGTTCCTGATCGAGGATGACCACGATGTGGACGAACAGGTGCGCCTGAAGTACCGCTACCTTGACCTGCGCCGTCCCGAGATGCAGCGGACGATGATCTTGCGCAGCAAAGCGATCAAGGTGCTGCGCGACTTCTTGGACGAGCATGGTTTCCTGGAAATGGAGACGCCGATCCTCACCAAAAGCACACCGGAGGGAGCGCGCGACTACCTCGTTCCGTCACGCGTTCATCCCAACCAGTTTTACGCGCTTCCGCAGTCGCCGCAGTTGTTTAAACAACTGCTGATGATCTCCGGTTTTGAACGGTATTACCAGATTGCCCGCTGCTTCCGCGACGAGGATCTGCGCGCCGACCGGCAGCCGGAGTTTACCCAGCTGGACATCGAGACCTCGTTTATGCCGGTGGAAGATTTGCTGCCGTTGATGGAGCAGATGATCGTCCGCGTGTTCAAGGAGACGATCGGCGTCGACGTGCCGACGCCGTTCCCGCGCCTCTCCTACGCCGAAGCGCTGGGCCGCTACGGCTCCGACAAGCCGGATATCCGCTTTGGCATGGAACTGGTCGATGTCACCGACATCGTGGCCACCAGCGGATTCAAAGTGTTTGCCGACGCGGCGAAAAACGGCGGACAGGTAAAAGCGATCAATGCCAAAGGGTGCGGCCACTATTCCCGCAAGGAGGCGGAAGAGCTGCAAAAGTTTGCCGCCCGCTACGGGGCCAAAGGTCTCGCCTACATCGCCTGCAAGGACGGGGAACACAAAGGGCCGATCGCCAAGTTCTTTACGCCGCAAGAGATGGAGGCGATATTGCAGCGGCTGGCGGCGGAAGACGGGGACCTGCTGCTGTTTGTCGCCGACAAGCCGAAAGTGGTGGCCGACGCCTTGGGGGCGCTGCGCAGCAAGTTGGGGCATGAGCTGGGGCTGATCGACCACAGCCAGTTTGCTTTCCTCTGGGTGGTCGACTTTCCGCTGCTCGAATGGGACGAGGAGGAGGGGCGCTACGTCGCCCTGCACCATCCGTTCACCCGCCCCAAAGACGAAGACCTGGAACTGCTGGACAGCAATCCCGGCGCGGTGCGGGCGCAAGCCTACGACCTGGTGCTGAACGGCTACGAACTGGGGGGCGGCTCGATGCGGATCTACAAACGGGAGATCCAGGAGAAGATGTTCCGCGCGCTTGGCCTGAGCGAGCAAGAGGCGCGCGAGAAGTTTGGCTTCTTCCTCGATGCCTTTGAATACGGCACGCCGCCGCACGGCGGAATCGCCCTGGGGTTGGACCGGCTGGTGATGCTCTTGACCGGACGCAGCAATCTGCGCGACGTGATCGCGTTTCCGAAGACGGCCAGCGCCAGCGACCTGATGATGGACGCGCCGTCGGAGGTATCGCCCAAGCAGCTGGCGGAGCTGCATATCGCGCTGATCCCGCCGCAAGCGGAAAAATAG
- the hisS gene encoding histidine--tRNA ligase, giving the protein MAKIQIPRGTQDILPGTVELWQYVEEKIRDLCRRYHYQEIRTPIFEHTELFRRGVGETTDIVEKEMYSVDSRSEDALTLRPEGTAGVVRAYVEKKLYGAPNQPVKLYYIGPMFRHERPQAGRFRQFTQFGVEAIGAGDPAIDAEVIAVAYRFYEELGLSGLTVELNSVGTLADRARHRGQLLAYLNERRDQLCADCQSRIDRNPLRVLDCKVEKDQQLTKDAPSLLDYLSEESAAHFAQVKEYLELLGIPYRVNPRLVRGLDYYTLTAFEIKMQEIGAVETLCGGGRYNGLVAELGGDDVPGIGFALSIERLLLALEKKGIQLPVATSLDCYLVTQTEQAKGAVVRLLDRLRQAGLSAEMDYLGRKLKAQLKAADRLAARYTLIVGEAELEKGTVVLKDMASGEQQEVAQDELVTTLLGKLRDKESN; this is encoded by the coding sequence ATGGCCAAAATCCAGATTCCACGCGGCACACAGGATATTTTGCCGGGAACCGTGGAATTGTGGCAGTACGTGGAAGAAAAAATCCGCGACCTCTGCCGCCGCTATCATTACCAGGAGATCCGCACCCCGATTTTTGAGCACACGGAACTGTTCCGCCGGGGTGTGGGCGAAACGACCGACATCGTGGAGAAGGAGATGTACAGCGTGGACTCGCGCAGCGAGGATGCGCTGACCCTGCGGCCGGAGGGCACGGCCGGGGTGGTCCGCGCCTACGTGGAGAAAAAGCTGTACGGCGCGCCCAACCAGCCGGTCAAACTGTACTACATCGGCCCGATGTTTCGCCACGAACGGCCCCAGGCCGGACGGTTTCGCCAGTTTACCCAGTTTGGCGTGGAAGCGATCGGCGCGGGCGATCCGGCGATTGATGCGGAAGTGATCGCCGTCGCCTACCGCTTTTACGAAGAACTCGGGCTGAGCGGCTTGACCGTCGAGCTGAACAGCGTCGGTACGCTTGCGGACCGCGCCCGGCATCGCGGGCAGCTGCTCGCTTATCTCAACGAACGGCGCGACCAGCTGTGCGCGGACTGTCAATCCCGCATCGACCGCAATCCGCTGCGCGTGCTCGACTGCAAAGTGGAAAAAGATCAGCAGCTGACCAAAGATGCGCCGTCGCTGCTCGATTACTTGAGCGAGGAGTCGGCGGCTCACTTCGCGCAGGTGAAGGAATACCTGGAGCTGTTGGGCATCCCCTACCGGGTCAACCCGCGGCTCGTGCGGGGGCTTGATTACTACACGCTGACCGCATTTGAAATCAAGATGCAGGAGATTGGGGCGGTCGAGACGCTGTGCGGCGGCGGCCGGTACAACGGCCTGGTCGCCGAACTGGGAGGGGATGACGTGCCGGGGATCGGCTTCGCGCTCAGCATTGAACGGCTGCTGCTGGCGCTGGAGAAAAAGGGAATTCAGCTGCCGGTGGCCACTTCGCTCGACTGTTACCTGGTCACCCAGACGGAGCAGGCAAAAGGTGCGGTCGTACGGCTGCTCGATCGGCTGCGTCAGGCGGGTCTCTCCGCGGAGATGGATTACCTGGGGCGGAAGCTGAAAGCGCAGTTGAAAGCGGCCGACCGGCTGGCGGCCCGCTACACGCTGATTGTCGGCGAAGCAGAGCTGGAAAAAGGCACGGTCGTGCTGAAGGACATGGCCAGCGGCGAACAGCAGGAAGTGGCCCAGGATGAGCTGGTGACCACGCTCCTTGGCAAACTTCGTGATAAGGAAAGCAACTAA
- a CDS encoding coproporphyrinogen III oxidase — protein MIEVKCTGHAFEREISHILALFYQDPDIAFVAEWQQPEALQIELALMPVAGGVRTHGVLRHGRYRDEESCERLYKEGGEKGERRTAKQAINATLLNLMERYTGLEQGWGILTGIRPTKLLHQLLRSGRGREEAHRYLRSDCLVRPEKLALLQEIADRQLAVIPDLYQIERELSVYIGIPFCPTKCAYCTFPAYAIEGQKGRVRGFLEGLHYEIRAIGGWMKQSGMPITSIYFGGGTPTSITAEELDELFAVLHESFPGLDRVREWTVEAGRPDTITPQKLEVLKKWRVDRISINPQSFSDATLAAIGRHHSVAETIETFQLARQMGIDNINMDLIIGLPNEGLAEVQHSFAQVERLLPDSLTVHTLSFKRASEMTQHKERYQVASRAEIARMMAYATEWTRAHGYRPYYLYRQKNILGNLENVGYALPGKESIYNVMIMEEAQTILGLGCGAVSKLLAPASGQLIRWPNPKDPKTYNETYRQLVAKKLQALKEIYFGGGATAHA, from the coding sequence ATGATTGAAGTCAAATGCACGGGACACGCGTTTGAACGGGAAATCTCCCACATCCTGGCGCTGTTCTACCAAGACCCGGACATCGCCTTCGTCGCGGAATGGCAGCAGCCGGAAGCGCTGCAGATCGAGCTGGCACTGATGCCAGTGGCGGGCGGCGTACGCACGCACGGCGTCTTGCGGCACGGCCGCTACCGCGACGAGGAGAGCTGTGAGCGTCTGTACAAGGAGGGCGGCGAAAAAGGGGAGCGCAGGACGGCCAAGCAGGCGATCAACGCTACGCTGCTGAACCTGATGGAGCGCTACACCGGTCTCGAGCAGGGGTGGGGCATTCTGACCGGCATCCGGCCGACCAAACTGCTGCACCAGCTGCTCCGCTCGGGCCGCGGACGGGAAGAAGCGCATCGCTATCTGCGCTCCGACTGTCTGGTGCGCCCGGAAAAGCTGGCGCTGCTGCAGGAGATTGCCGACCGCCAGCTCGCGGTGATCCCTGATTTGTACCAGATTGAGCGGGAGCTGTCCGTTTACATCGGGATCCCGTTTTGTCCGACGAAGTGCGCCTACTGCACCTTCCCGGCATACGCGATCGAGGGGCAAAAAGGGAGGGTGAGGGGGTTTCTCGAGGGCCTGCATTACGAGATCCGCGCGATCGGCGGTTGGATGAAGCAAAGCGGCATGCCGATCACCTCGATTTATTTCGGCGGCGGAACGCCGACCAGCATTACCGCGGAAGAACTGGATGAACTGTTTGCCGTGCTGCACGAATCGTTCCCCGGCTTGGACCGGGTGCGGGAATGGACCGTGGAAGCGGGGCGGCCGGACACGATCACGCCGCAGAAGCTGGAAGTGCTGAAGAAATGGCGCGTCGACCGGATCAGCATCAACCCCCAGTCGTTTTCCGACGCCACCCTGGCGGCCATCGGGCGGCACCACTCCGTCGCGGAGACGATCGAAACGTTCCAGTTGGCCCGGCAAATGGGGATCGACAATATCAACATGGATCTGATTATCGGCCTGCCGAACGAGGGCCTTGCCGAGGTGCAGCACAGCTTCGCCCAGGTGGAACGGCTGCTGCCGGATTCCTTGACGGTTCACACGCTGTCCTTTAAACGGGCGTCGGAAATGACCCAACACAAGGAGCGCTACCAGGTGGCCAGCCGCGCGGAGATTGCCCGGATGATGGCATACGCGACAGAGTGGACCAGGGCGCACGGGTATCGACCCTATTACCTGTACCGGCAAAAAAACATTTTGGGCAACCTGGAAAACGTCGGCTATGCGCTGCCGGGAAAAGAAAGCATCTACAACGTGATGATCATGGAAGAGGCGCAGACGATCCTCGGCCTCGGCTGCGGCGCGGTTTCCAAGCTGCTCGCGCCCGCCTCCGGCCAATTGATCCGCTGGCCCAACCCCAAGGATCCGAAGACGTACAACGAGACCTACCGCCAGTTGGTCGCCAAAAAACTGCAAGCGCTCAAAGAGATCTACTTTGGCGGCGGCGCGACGGCCCACGCTTAA